One genomic region from Natrinema caseinilyticum encodes:
- a CDS encoding MBL fold metallo-hydrolase: protein MSNTRQADPTMSPDEVAARRDDEDLFVLDVRNEDDYEEWHIENSVNIPIYDELLNDEFGGLEDSLDEIPEDKEIAVVCVAGVTSASAAEFLRERGYDAKSMDGGMNGWGRVHVTYELEDVDGVTQIVRPGTGCLSYLVYDGDEGVVVDPSLYLEEYQSVADDHGVELVAAVDTHAHADHVSGGRPLADERDVPYYLHPTDAGELDEYEAIEDGDAIAVGNRELEVMHTPGHTPGSVSLTWGDALLSGDTLFIRSVGRPDLEGSDETDVREAAAELFDSLDRLTDRPDETVVLPGHMSDEEIRPLATTLGDLVADNELVAVDDRNAFVESVVAGLSDEPANYNQIKAINWGKEPLTDEAADLELGPNNCAAS, encoded by the coding sequence ATGAGCAATACTAGACAGGCGGACCCGACGATGAGTCCCGATGAAGTAGCGGCCCGGCGCGACGACGAGGATCTGTTCGTACTCGACGTTCGGAACGAAGACGACTACGAGGAGTGGCATATCGAGAACAGCGTCAACATTCCAATATACGACGAGTTGCTCAACGACGAGTTCGGCGGTCTGGAGGACTCTCTCGATGAGATCCCGGAGGACAAGGAGATCGCCGTCGTCTGTGTCGCCGGCGTCACGTCCGCGTCCGCTGCGGAGTTCCTCAGAGAGCGGGGTTACGACGCGAAATCGATGGACGGCGGGATGAACGGCTGGGGTCGCGTCCACGTCACTTACGAACTCGAGGACGTCGACGGCGTCACGCAGATCGTCCGCCCGGGGACGGGTTGTCTCTCGTATCTCGTTTACGACGGCGACGAAGGCGTCGTCGTGGATCCGAGTCTGTACCTCGAGGAGTACCAGTCCGTCGCGGACGACCACGGCGTCGAGCTCGTCGCCGCAGTCGATACACACGCACACGCCGATCACGTCAGCGGTGGTCGTCCGCTCGCCGACGAGCGCGACGTCCCGTACTATCTCCACCCGACCGACGCAGGAGAACTCGACGAATACGAAGCGATCGAAGACGGCGACGCGATCGCCGTCGGCAACCGCGAACTCGAAGTGATGCACACCCCCGGACACACGCCCGGCAGCGTCTCACTTACCTGGGGCGATGCACTGCTCTCTGGGGACACGTTGTTCATCCGGAGCGTCGGTCGGCCGGACCTGGAGGGAAGCGACGAGACGGACGTCCGCGAGGCGGCGGCCGAACTCTTCGACAGCCTCGATCGGCTCACCGACCGCCCGGACGAAACGGTCGTCCTTCCGGGACACATGAGCGACGAGGAGATCCGCCCGCTCGCGACGACGCTCGGGGACCTCGTCGCGGACAACGAACTGGTCGCCGTCGACGACCGAAACGCGTTCGTCGAGAGCGTCGTCGCCGGCCTCTCCGACGAACCAGCGAACTACAACCAGATCAAGGCGATCAACTGGGGGAAAGAACCGCTAACCGACGAGGCGGCCGATCTCGAGTTGGGGCCGAACAACTGCGCCGCGAGCTAA
- a CDS encoding DUF2270 domain-containing protein gives MSGSSNDEDDTTDREHREVGRGLLDEEMGPSGAMAHLYRGEIHRMRFWRERLDRTTNWAVIILTAILTWAFSSESNPHYVLLAGTAILCVFLTIEARRYRGYDIWRSRMRTLQRNVFAYGLDPSQGLEDPDWRVTLSKDYRRPRLKVSRMEAIAHRLRRVYLPLFSVLLGAWVLRILAFANRPWPESAAIGRIPGSVVTAIVALGYVGLFVVALNRKTWHAETELMTEDLRKK, from the coding sequence ATGAGCGGGAGTTCGAACGACGAGGACGATACTACCGACCGGGAGCACCGAGAGGTCGGCCGCGGCCTTCTCGACGAGGAGATGGGACCCAGCGGGGCGATGGCACACCTCTATCGCGGCGAAATTCACCGAATGCGCTTCTGGCGCGAACGCCTCGATCGCACCACGAACTGGGCCGTCATCATCCTGACGGCCATCCTCACCTGGGCGTTCTCGAGCGAATCGAACCCGCACTACGTACTGCTGGCCGGGACGGCGATTCTCTGTGTCTTTCTGACGATCGAGGCGCGACGGTATCGAGGATACGATATCTGGCGGTCGCGGATGCGGACGTTACAAAGGAACGTCTTCGCGTACGGTCTCGATCCCTCGCAGGGGCTGGAAGACCCGGACTGGCGGGTGACGCTCAGTAAGGATTACCGGAGGCCCCGACTCAAGGTTTCGCGGATGGAGGCCATCGCCCACCGCCTTCGACGGGTCTACCTCCCCTTGTTTTCGGTCTTGCTCGGTGCGTGGGTGCTTCGCATTTTGGCGTTCGCCAACCGGCCGTGGCCAGAAAGCGCAGCGATCGGTCGGATTCCGGGGAGCGTCGTCACCGCCATCGTCGCGCTTGGCTACGTCGGGCTGTTCGTCGTCGCGCTCAACCGGAAGACGTGGCACGCGGAAACGGAACTGATGACGGAGGATCTTCGAAAGAAGTAG